Proteins from a single region of Cydia pomonella isolate Wapato2018A chromosome 13, ilCydPomo1, whole genome shotgun sequence:
- the LOC133524459 gene encoding uncharacterized protein LOC133524459 — translation MGYYGARAAARLVKELGIPLIAVVIGTVLIVLVYCVCKLYKCNDDNNDPLPRVQRDSSNLKPDNEFRKWLRSRRAFDDDPPRVQEHDSVNQMPDPILLSVLENRSWKPRSAAETPMLVKDTDSCLNGNTDSLGVLEYRSWEPRSAAETPMLGKEHGESSVHRNEEALGVNQHRF, via the exons ATGGGTTATTATGGAGCCAGGGCTGCTGCTCGCTTGGTGAAGGAATTGGGAATTCCTTTAATAGCTGTTGTAATAGGGACG GTTCTAATAGTGCTGGTCTACTGCGTTTGCAAACTGTATAAATGCAACGATGACAATAATGATCCACTGCCTAGAGTACAACGTGACAGTTCAAACCTAAAGCCAGATAATGAATTTAGAAAATGGTTGCGCAGCCGTCGCGCCTTTGATGACGATCCACCAAGAGTACAGGAACATGACAGTGTTAACCAGATGCCAGATCCTATATTGTTATCAGTGCTGGAAAATCGGTCCTGGAAGCCACGATCAGCCGCTGAAACTCCAATGTTAGTTAAAGATACTGACAGCTGCTTAAACGGGAATACAGATTCATTAGGAGTGTTAGAATATAGATCTTGGGAGCCACGGTCAGCTGCGGAGACTCCAATGTTAGGAAAAGAACATGGTGAGAGCAGCGTGCATCGGAACGAAGAGGCTTTAGGAGTGAACCAACATCGATTTTAA